The following proteins come from a genomic window of Acetivibrio cellulolyticus CD2:
- a CDS encoding B12-binding domain-containing radical SAM protein, producing MSQIKNDCADFLFIHVPKFSSYYKPLDEFMFINYIPMGVFALCDILNKKGISSKIKHLGLEYINDKNFSIAEYVKENNIKVVALSLHWHFQSYDVIEVAKRIKEVSKETQIILGGYTASLFSNEIMKNYDHIDFIIAGDGEKGMLDLARLLKEGRNDFQNVANCIYRKNGEIIDNQITYLADYAELGNVDYANLSYLDHYNGYRDYFKIPMYWSLNLSVEENIKKQVSGATSTFPLMVGRGCPVNCSFCGGGRDAQFKICRRTKPIFRPANKVVDTMEQALSYGYESFVVCFDPFPNDESYFVELFQEIRRRKLSCGMGFECWGLPTRKFVDEFEKTFDKRTSYIAISPESYSEKVRKMNKGFFYTNDEMYKIMQYIDELEIPMLIYLTMGLPGESSEDLNDTELMTKDLRAKFKYLMSVIVLPVQLEPASPLFDDPKKYQAVTERTCFKDFYEYHKKPDSNPYSYLGYATESLKEADCDIEKFSQYIFNERCKKFCTFYIKLFGKFDVPALAQVRCKLIHKKWLKMGYGKPPLERRTFK from the coding sequence ATGTCGCAAATTAAAAATGATTGTGCCGATTTCCTGTTTATCCACGTTCCTAAATTTTCTAGCTATTACAAGCCATTGGATGAATTTATGTTTATCAATTATATTCCAATGGGAGTTTTTGCGTTATGTGATATTCTAAATAAAAAAGGAATATCATCAAAAATCAAGCACCTGGGTCTGGAATACATCAATGATAAAAACTTTTCCATTGCAGAGTACGTTAAAGAAAATAACATTAAAGTTGTTGCACTATCCTTGCATTGGCATTTTCAGTCCTATGATGTAATTGAGGTTGCAAAAAGAATTAAGGAAGTTTCAAAGGAAACACAAATTATATTAGGTGGTTATACTGCAAGTTTGTTTTCGAATGAAATAATGAAGAATTATGATCACATTGATTTTATTATTGCCGGAGATGGTGAGAAAGGCATGCTGGATCTTGCCAGGCTATTGAAGGAAGGAAGAAATGATTTCCAAAATGTCGCCAACTGCATTTACAGAAAAAACGGTGAGATAATTGACAACCAAATAACCTATCTTGCTGATTATGCCGAGTTGGGAAACGTTGATTATGCAAATCTCAGTTATCTTGACCATTATAATGGGTATAGGGATTATTTTAAAATACCTATGTACTGGTCCTTGAATTTAAGTGTAGAGGAAAATATAAAAAAACAGGTTAGTGGCGCAACTTCAACTTTTCCATTGATGGTTGGCAGAGGATGTCCTGTTAATTGCAGTTTTTGCGGTGGTGGGAGAGATGCACAATTTAAAATATGTAGACGCACAAAACCAATATTCCGTCCCGCAAATAAAGTTGTTGATACTATGGAACAAGCTTTAAGCTATGGATATGAGTCTTTTGTAGTTTGTTTCGACCCATTCCCTAATGATGAAAGCTACTTTGTTGAACTTTTCCAAGAAATCAGAAGAAGAAAACTATCTTGCGGAATGGGATTTGAATGCTGGGGGCTACCTACTCGAAAATTTGTAGACGAGTTTGAAAAGACTTTTGATAAGAGGACTTCATATATTGCCATATCTCCTGAAAGTTACTCTGAAAAAGTCAGAAAAATGAATAAAGGCTTCTTCTATACAAATGATGAAATGTATAAAATCATGCAATATATAGATGAACTGGAAATCCCCATGTTGATATACTTAACAATGGGGCTTCCAGGAGAATCCTCTGAAGATTTAAACGACACTGAACTTATGACAAAAGACTTAAGAGCAAAGTTTAAATACCTTATGTCTGTGATAGTACTTCCTGTTCAATTAGAGCCTGCCTCTCCATTGTTTGATGATCCAAAAAAATATCAAGCAGTAACGGAGCGCACCTGTTTTAAAGACTTTTACGAATATCATAAAAAACCAGATTCCAATCCCTATTCATACTTGGGTTATGCTACAGAATCTCTTAAAGAAGCCGACTGTGATATAGAAAAATTCAGTCAATATATTTTCAATGAAAGATGTAAAAAGTTTTGCACATTTTATATTAAACTTTTTGGCAAGTTTGATGTCCCTGCTTTAGCGCAGGTTAGGTGCAAATTAATACATAAAAAGTGGCTAAAGATGGGGTATGGCAAGCCACCTTTAGAAAGAAGGACTTTTAAATAA
- a CDS encoding pyridoxamine 5'-phosphate oxidase family protein, producing the protein MRRADKEITDKTLIDKILIEAEVVRLAMVDEGTPYLVAMNYAYVDGCLYMHSAIEGRKINILRENNNVAFQTDTDVELVLKEEACSCSTKYLSVFGTGKATFIEDKKEKVKTLDAIMTKHTGKAGFEYPEKMLEKTLIIKVQIESVTGKKSGY; encoded by the coding sequence ATGAGAAGAGCAGATAAAGAAATAACAGATAAAACGCTCATTGATAAAATTTTGATAGAAGCTGAAGTCGTTAGACTTGCCATGGTTGATGAAGGAACCCCATACCTGGTTGCTATGAATTATGCATATGTCGATGGCTGCCTTTATATGCACTCTGCTATAGAGGGCCGGAAGATTAACATATTAAGAGAAAATAATAATGTAGCATTTCAGACGGATACAGATGTAGAACTCGTACTGAAGGAAGAAGCATGCAGCTGTAGTACAAAGTACTTGAGCGTTTTTGGAACAGGCAAAGCAACTTTTATAGAGGACAAAAAAGAAAAGGTAAAAACTTTAGATGCAATAATGACAAAGCATACCGGGAAAGCAGGATTCGAATACCCGGAGAAAATGCTGGAAAAGACGCTTATCATTAAGGTGCAAATTGAATCTGTGACAGGCAAAAAGTCTGGTTATTAA
- a CDS encoding ion channel, producing MNKSNCIDNKIIDKLAQYRNNSKIIRSNEEREHSQVKVNKHPHKDEMFVDHKYDNLDWRKEPVEFEKESYILCNFTSCKFGKTAVLDESRMYHTKTSFWNVTFENCIFENVYFEACYFWNCIFKNCQFKEYKVVFERCCFRNIKTIYNEAKKEHEKYYSSSEFINCQLTGIEWRECFGDNLIFEGNTLIRSAFKDCEMPGVIMKDNMFYSTYFNNCDIKDLSIIGMRYADLEFHFTEKSKDICMHKNIYVGKMDTKYLNKHEDYEIASKFYYTLLEYLGMRNIDTQNMSEYRYRYNYYSMKAKPWWEQIWDRISCLLCGYGEKLWRFTIAFLSIIILPAIGYLLCGLKVGSEIYPLKYHIGGEGTFNLINLVKDFGKCLHFSIVTFSTVGYGNIVPYGWSYVISAVQILMGVVFIAVFTSVVLRKILK from the coding sequence ATGAATAAAAGCAATTGTATAGATAATAAAATAATTGATAAATTGGCTCAGTATAGAAATAACAGTAAAATTATTCGGAGTAATGAAGAAAGAGAACATTCTCAAGTTAAAGTAAATAAGCATCCTCATAAAGATGAAATGTTTGTGGACCATAAATATGATAATTTGGATTGGCGGAAAGAACCTGTTGAATTTGAGAAGGAATCGTATATTTTATGTAATTTTACAAGCTGTAAATTTGGTAAGACGGCTGTCCTAGATGAAAGTAGAATGTATCATACTAAAACATCATTCTGGAATGTAACCTTTGAAAATTGTATTTTTGAAAATGTGTATTTTGAAGCATGTTATTTTTGGAATTGTATTTTCAAGAACTGTCAGTTTAAGGAGTATAAGGTGGTGTTTGAACGTTGCTGCTTCAGAAATATTAAAACTATTTATAATGAAGCAAAAAAGGAGCATGAGAAATATTATTCATCATCGGAGTTTATTAACTGCCAGTTGACCGGAATTGAGTGGCGGGAGTGTTTTGGAGATAACCTTATATTTGAAGGGAATACTTTAATACGTTCCGCTTTCAAGGATTGTGAGATGCCTGGAGTTATAATGAAAGATAACATGTTCTATTCAACATATTTTAATAACTGTGATATCAAAGATTTGAGTATAATAGGAATGCGGTATGCTGATTTAGAATTCCACTTTACAGAAAAAAGTAAAGATATCTGTATGCATAAAAATATCTATGTTGGTAAAATGGATACAAAATACTTAAATAAACATGAAGATTATGAGATCGCTAGTAAGTTTTATTACACCTTACTAGAGTACCTTGGGATGAGGAATATTGATACACAGAATATGAGCGAATACAGGTATCGTTACAACTACTATTCTATGAAGGCCAAGCCATGGTGGGAACAGATTTGGGATAGAATCAGTTGTTTACTTTGTGGCTATGGAGAAAAACTATGGAGGTTTACGATAGCATTTCTGTCTATTATTATACTGCCAGCTATTGGATACTTGTTATGTGGTTTGAAAGTTGGTAGTGAGATATATCCCTTGAAATATCATATTGGTGGAGAAGGAACATTCAATTTAATTAACCTTGTGAAAGATTTTGGTAAGTGTCTGCATTTTAGTATAGTTACATTTTCTACTGTAGGGTATGGAAATATTGTCCCGTATGGATGGAGTTATGTTATTTCAGCGGTACAAATTCTTATGGGTGTGGTGTTTATTGCGGTATTCACTTCAGTTGTTCTCAGAAAGATTCTTAAATAA
- a CDS encoding HNH endonuclease: MPRKSKNKFDIHGDTISIMHEGWDHLAFATYREDYYEELSTHTWKLSNGYPSNDTLGGGLHRYMMAKWYGDDVLRDLTGKGYVVDHMNNDHMDCRISNLEFLKHNRNVAKGMYLDKEAKNMSYRLAVSLFKDFSTGCYQITIGCNDHIVTKDSTGQERHINAIKLLYNCDYSLVVLDAEAIITEYEAAGKFSVANLHCCDKRIEEAIDIKLTDEEKNQAFVIRDGVPYFIIGNGKTFLNSIHYEAGWLPPEKK, encoded by the coding sequence ATGCCGCGAAAGAGTAAGAATAAATTTGATATACATGGTGATACAATTTCAATAATGCATGAGGGCTGGGACCATTTGGCTTTCGCAACATATCGAGAGGATTATTATGAAGAACTATCAACACATACATGGAAACTATCAAATGGGTATCCTTCTAATGACACACTTGGCGGGGGGCTTCACCGATATATGATGGCTAAGTGGTATGGTGATGATGTTCTAAGGGATTTAACAGGAAAAGGATATGTTGTTGACCATATGAACAATGATCATATGGATTGTAGAATATCTAATTTGGAATTCTTAAAGCACAATCGTAATGTCGCTAAAGGAATGTATTTGGATAAAGAAGCTAAGAACATGAGTTATAGGCTTGCGGTGAGCCTTTTTAAAGACTTTTCCACTGGATGCTATCAGATTACAATAGGCTGTAATGACCACATTGTGACGAAAGACAGTACTGGGCAAGAGCGCCATATAAATGCAATAAAGCTCTTGTACAATTGCGACTATTCGTTGGTAGTACTTGATGCAGAAGCTATTATTACAGAATATGAAGCTGCGGGAAAGTTTTCTGTTGCAAATCTACATTGTTGCGACAAACGAATTGAAGAAGCGATTGATATTAAGTTAACTGATGAAGAGAAAAATCAAGCTTTTGTAATTCGTGATGGTGTGCCTTATTTTATTATAGGAAACGGAAAGACCTTCCTAAATTCAATACACTACGAAGCAGGATGGCTTCCACCTGAAAAGAAGTAA
- a CDS encoding DUF262 domain-containing protein: protein MTKDLKKISVSQIFENINYLVPIYQRNYAWNETQIEQLIEDIESSNRDYFLGNLIVNQTDNNVYEVIDGQQRLTTLYLLEKYLGLVFAKEALRFEAREKSNRTLSFVSDRSNPGLIEELSSPEILNGFQIIDNYFKTKNIDKSRFVKKLERVFLIQVQVPQNINLNHYFEIMNTRGEQLELHEIAKAKLLEVLKSNEDKNVAAMIWEKCSDMNSYVQMNFDVDVRKSIFTKNWSSLSQSIEDFDSIKSKVSLVNKSTDKKTLIDILRENRLLNASTTQYQDENERFESTVSFPNFLLQVNAVIRKLGEEDTSLDDKHFLNNLSWAWSSPRKAKDFLFHLLKCRVIFDKYVLKREFARDYKETGKWSLQRLEKYHDNKKNSDKPKYVGTFGDEGNDNKKLRTLQSCLRITYTSPKTMHWITIVLSNLLENEETDIVGLLEDYCKKKVDDSDYQNRNGFGVERIVFSYLDYLIYRDGYSYGKKEIISPFQDDWQFQFRSSIEHFQPQHPAEGETWEEEDLDGFGNLALITVSGNSKFSNLPPAGKINSYPSIINQSLKLKIMQKMTSFGDGKWTEEKASRHKYEMFKILKNKG from the coding sequence ATGACTAAAGATTTAAAAAAAATATCGGTGTCACAAATTTTTGAGAATATTAATTACCTAGTGCCGATTTATCAACGTAATTATGCTTGGAATGAAACGCAAATAGAACAATTGATTGAAGATATTGAAAGTTCTAATAGAGACTACTTTTTAGGGAATTTGATTGTTAATCAAACGGATAACAATGTTTATGAAGTGATTGATGGGCAGCAGCGATTAACGACTTTATATCTTCTTGAAAAATATTTAGGGCTTGTATTTGCTAAGGAAGCTCTGCGTTTTGAGGCTCGTGAAAAATCAAATCGCACCCTTTCTTTTGTTAGCGATAGGAGTAATCCAGGATTAATAGAAGAATTATCATCACCAGAAATCTTGAATGGTTTTCAAATCATAGATAACTACTTTAAGACGAAAAATATCGATAAAAGTAGATTTGTTAAAAAGTTGGAGAGAGTTTTTCTTATCCAAGTTCAAGTTCCACAGAATATTAATTTAAACCACTACTTTGAAATTATGAATACTCGTGGAGAACAATTAGAACTTCATGAAATAGCTAAAGCTAAGTTATTAGAAGTGCTTAAAAGCAATGAAGACAAAAATGTAGCAGCTATGATTTGGGAAAAATGTTCAGATATGAATTCGTATGTTCAGATGAATTTTGATGTTGATGTGAGAAAAAGTATCTTTACTAAGAACTGGAGCAGTCTAAGTCAATCAATTGAAGATTTTGATTCTATAAAAAGTAAAGTCTCTTTAGTGAATAAATCAACAGATAAAAAAACATTGATTGATATCTTGAGAGAGAATAGATTACTTAATGCGTCAACTACGCAATACCAAGATGAGAATGAACGATTTGAATCAACTGTTTCATTTCCAAACTTCTTATTGCAAGTCAATGCTGTCATAAGAAAACTTGGAGAAGAAGATACAAGTCTTGATGACAAACACTTCCTTAATAATCTATCTTGGGCATGGTCATCACCTAGAAAAGCAAAAGATTTTTTGTTCCATTTATTGAAGTGTAGAGTAATATTTGACAAGTATGTGTTAAAACGTGAGTTTGCTAGAGATTACAAAGAAACGGGTAAATGGTCCCTGCAACGTTTAGAAAAATATCATGATAACAAGAAAAATAGTGATAAACCTAAATATGTTGGCACTTTTGGGGATGAAGGTAATGATAATAAGAAGTTAAGAACACTTCAATCTTGTTTGCGTATTACTTATACATCACCAAAAACTATGCACTGGATTACCATTGTTTTATCTAACTTGTTAGAAAACGAGGAAACTGACATTGTTGGCTTGTTAGAAGATTATTGTAAGAAGAAAGTTGATGATTCCGATTACCAAAACAGGAATGGTTTTGGAGTTGAACGAATTGTATTTTCATATCTTGATTATTTAATCTATCGAGATGGCTATTCATATGGCAAAAAAGAAATCATATCTCCTTTTCAAGATGATTGGCAATTCCAGTTTAGAAGTTCCATTGAGCATTTTCAACCACAACATCCGGCAGAAGGAGAAACTTGGGAAGAAGAAGACTTGGACGGATTCGGTAATCTAGCCTTAATAACAGTTTCAGGGAACTCTAAGTTTTCTAACTTACCACCTGCTGGAAAAATCAATTCATATCCAAGTATCATCAATCAAAGTTTGAAGTTAAAAATCATGCAGAAAATGACAAGCTTTGGCGATGGGAAGTGGACAGAAGAAAAGGCAAGTAGACATAAATATGAAATGTTCAAAATTTTGAAAAATAAAGGGTAG
- a CDS encoding DUF262 domain-containing protein yields MALVQDELIITKLKDLLAINLTLPSYQRPYSWSVKSTNTLFIDTYEAFKEGINEYRLGSVILHKESFEKYNIVDGQQRLTTLSILLYCLGDDKQSLLKEKYSKLSNDVIVTNFGVLSKRANELSYDERQKYKNYLLNQCTTVQIVTDSEQEAFQFFDSQNSRGKELAPHDLLKSYHLREMNNEDENQKVKIINRWENINQDDLDDLFKNYLYPLTQWYKGKEGLGYSSSKIDSFKGIKGANIYNYAIYHKASNLYVEQFNANGSNELLAVKFLNQFQLTQPLIAGKRFFNYTLHYGNLLEKIQKQINRFHERDEIPSKRSGDIYIKQLYECSLLFFADRFGLESITQSVMQQLYSWSYSLRMAMNAVYPQTINRYAKGQHERANYGIDMFSAISEMAEPEGLKLLVLKQPDIDDNNKEKYNAVYQLLCKWNRW; encoded by the coding sequence ATGGCACTAGTTCAAGATGAATTAATAATAACAAAATTAAAAGACTTGCTTGCTATAAATTTGACCTTGCCATCATATCAGCGGCCATATAGTTGGAGCGTCAAGTCAACCAATACCTTATTTATTGATACATATGAGGCGTTTAAAGAAGGAATCAACGAATATCGTCTTGGATCGGTAATCTTACACAAAGAAAGCTTTGAAAAATATAATATTGTCGATGGGCAACAAAGGCTAACTACATTATCAATTCTGCTTTATTGTTTAGGCGATGACAAACAAAGTCTGTTGAAAGAAAAATACAGCAAACTATCGAATGATGTTATAGTCACAAATTTTGGCGTCCTTTCTAAAAGAGCTAACGAATTATCCTATGACGAACGTCAAAAATATAAAAATTATCTTTTAAATCAATGCACAACGGTTCAAATTGTCACAGACAGTGAGCAAGAGGCGTTTCAGTTCTTCGATTCACAAAATTCTCGTGGCAAAGAGTTAGCTCCTCATGATTTGTTGAAATCATACCATTTGCGAGAAATGAATAATGAAGATGAAAATCAAAAGGTTAAAATCATTAATCGTTGGGAAAACATAAACCAAGACGATCTAGACGATTTATTTAAAAACTATTTGTACCCACTGACTCAATGGTATAAAGGAAAAGAAGGTTTAGGTTATTCTTCAAGCAAAATTGATTCTTTCAAAGGAATAAAGGGAGCAAATATCTACAATTATGCAATATACCATAAAGCTAGTAATCTTTATGTAGAACAATTCAATGCTAACGGAAGTAATGAATTGCTTGCAGTAAAGTTTTTGAATCAATTCCAATTGACGCAACCTTTGATAGCCGGGAAACGATTCTTTAATTACACACTTCATTACGGAAATTTATTAGAAAAAATACAAAAACAAATTAATCGTTTTCATGAACGAGATGAAATTCCAAGTAAGCGTTCTGGTGATATTTACATTAAGCAGCTGTATGAATGCTCGTTATTATTCTTTGCTGATAGGTTTGGTCTTGAGAGCATAACCCAGTCTGTGATGCAGCAGCTTTACTCGTGGAGTTATTCATTACGAATGGCAATGAATGCAGTGTATCCGCAGACCATCAATAGATATGCAAAGGGTCAACATGAGCGAGCAAATTATGGAATCGATATGTTTTCTGCGATCAGTGAAATGGCAGAACCAGAAGGATTGAAGTTACTTGTGCTTAAACAGCCAGATATTGATGACAATAATAAAGAAAAATACAATGCAGTCTATCAATTGCTTTGTAAATGGAATAGGTGGTAG
- a CDS encoding DUF7678 domain-containing protein translates to MGSSGEYAGLIWEANFTDVPTRYGINQGRVYYLEIKKVEHHDGYTTNQIFYRFERGWVTIDRKYSIISEVVKHVMELYE, encoded by the coding sequence ATGGGAAGTAGTGGAGAATATGCTGGTTTAATTTGGGAAGCTAATTTCACAGATGTGCCTACAAGATACGGAATTAACCAGGGGCGTGTTTATTATTTAGAAATTAAGAAAGTTGAACATCATGATGGTTATACCACGAATCAAATATTTTATAGGTTTGAAAGAGGTTGGGTTACAATCGATCGAAAATACAGTATTATTTCTGAAGTTGTCAAACATGTTATGGAATTGTATGAATAA
- a CDS encoding type I restriction endonuclease subunit R: MEDNEKRFEQDIESFLTSEIGGYGKGNQNTYDFEKAIDMDKLISFISNSQPKEWERQVKRDGVEAEKKLYKCLQTNIDNEGLIYVLRHGIIDRGIKFKFVSFRAETALNEDVIKRYNQNILTCTRQFRYSTQNSNTLDMVLSLNGFPIIAVELKNQLKGQSVDNAKKQFMYDRSEKEFVFHFNNRILAYFAVDLYEVAMTTQLKGKNTFFLPFNQGSNGAGEVGGAGNPARVGKPGDYEVGYVTSYLWENVLQKDALLDILQRFIHLSVEEKTEKVNGKRIKKVSKKIIFPRYHQLDVVTKLIADVKTNGSGKNYLIQHSAGSGKSNSIAWLSYRLATLHNNNDKNIFTSVIVVTDRRVLDSQLQDTISGFDHIEGMVETIDEKKSSKDLRDAINDGKKIIITTLQKFPVIYQEIDDNKGRRFAIIVDEAHSSQTGNSAKKLKAALADVEEALKEYAEIESSEEAENDAEDNLVKEMVTHGKHNNLSFFAFTATPKEKTLEMFGEKQTDGSFKAFHIYSMRQAIEEGFILDVLKNYMTYKTCYKIAKNTPDNPEVPTTKAVKAVRRYQELHPHNLQQKTAVMIEQFREVTKNKIGGNAKAMVVTASRLHAVRYYHEFKRYIEKNKYDDIDILIAFSGVVNDVNIKGDSVAYTEEGMNKRADGTTIKEKQLPEEFHHDFNCLIVAEKYQTGFDEPLLHTMFVDKKLDGVKAVQTLSRLNRTCNGKEDAFILDFVNTADDMKASFSRFYEATTLDEEVNVNLIYQTQTTLRKYKLYNNDDIENFVTIYYKDGKQTDKDLGKMTALLKPVVNRYNELETEDRYEFRMTIRSFNKWYSYIAQVVRLFDKDLQKEFSFTSYLAKMLPKEPDKKIDLDGKLKLEFYKLQETFAGYIVLNPTKEDTTLNNVKSFIPQGVTVSDDELLESIIKRINDRFNGAFTEGDRVIVETIYNRVIKDNKKLKTYAKNNDAEVFERSIFPEIFKKIAQDCYMESMTSFGKLFEDKKFYNSVMEEIAKASYKDLRSAK, from the coding sequence GTGGAAGATAATGAAAAAAGATTTGAACAGGATATCGAAAGCTTTTTAACCTCCGAAATAGGTGGTTATGGTAAAGGTAATCAGAACACATATGACTTTGAAAAAGCTATCGATATGGACAAGCTTATCTCTTTTATCTCTAATTCTCAGCCGAAAGAATGGGAACGACAAGTAAAAAGGGATGGTGTAGAAGCTGAGAAAAAACTATATAAATGCCTTCAAACAAATATTGATAATGAAGGGTTAATATACGTTCTGCGACATGGAATTATTGATAGAGGTATAAAGTTTAAGTTTGTGTCTTTTCGAGCAGAAACGGCACTTAATGAAGATGTTATCAAAAGGTATAATCAGAATATTTTAACATGCACAAGGCAGTTTAGATATTCCACTCAAAATAGTAATACCCTCGATATGGTTTTGTCTTTGAATGGTTTTCCGATTATTGCCGTAGAGTTGAAGAACCAACTCAAAGGGCAATCGGTTGATAATGCAAAAAAACAATTCATGTATGACAGAAGTGAAAAGGAGTTTGTTTTCCACTTTAACAACAGAATCCTTGCATATTTTGCCGTGGACCTATATGAAGTTGCAATGACTACGCAATTAAAAGGGAAAAATACATTTTTCTTACCGTTCAACCAAGGCTCAAATGGTGCTGGTGAGGTGGGCGGAGCAGGTAATCCAGCCAGAGTCGGCAAACCAGGAGATTATGAAGTTGGTTATGTAACCTCCTACTTGTGGGAGAATGTTTTACAAAAAGATGCTTTACTTGATATTTTGCAGAGATTTATCCATCTATCAGTGGAAGAAAAAACCGAGAAGGTTAATGGCAAAAGGATTAAGAAAGTCAGCAAGAAAATTATTTTCCCTAGATATCATCAACTCGATGTAGTTACAAAGCTTATAGCTGATGTCAAAACCAATGGAAGCGGAAAAAACTATCTAATTCAGCATAGTGCGGGAAGCGGAAAAAGTAACTCTATTGCATGGCTTAGTTACCGCCTCGCAACTCTGCATAATAATAACGATAAAAATATTTTTACTTCAGTCATTGTAGTAACTGACCGTAGGGTGCTTGACAGTCAATTGCAGGATACTATTTCTGGATTTGACCATATTGAAGGTATGGTTGAAACAATCGATGAAAAGAAATCATCAAAAGATCTCAGAGATGCAATAAATGATGGTAAAAAAATAATAATCACAACATTGCAGAAGTTTCCTGTTATTTATCAGGAAATTGATGATAATAAGGGCAGACGATTTGCAATTATTGTTGATGAAGCTCACTCTTCTCAGACTGGTAACAGTGCCAAAAAGCTAAAGGCGGCTCTTGCAGATGTTGAAGAAGCATTAAAGGAATACGCTGAGATAGAAAGCTCTGAAGAAGCTGAGAATGATGCAGAAGATAATCTAGTTAAAGAAATGGTAACTCATGGAAAACACAACAACCTGTCCTTCTTTGCATTTACTGCTACGCCAAAGGAAAAAACACTTGAAATGTTTGGAGAAAAACAAACCGATGGATCATTCAAGGCGTTTCATATCTATAGTATGAGACAGGCGATAGAAGAAGGCTTTATTCTTGATGTGTTAAAAAACTATATGACATATAAGACTTGCTATAAGATAGCCAAGAATACACCAGATAATCCGGAAGTGCCAACAACAAAAGCGGTCAAAGCAGTTAGACGCTATCAGGAATTACATCCTCATAACTTACAGCAAAAGACTGCCGTAATGATAGAACAATTCAGAGAGGTAACAAAAAATAAAATTGGCGGCAATGCTAAAGCAATGGTTGTAACTGCATCAAGACTTCATGCAGTCAGGTATTATCATGAATTCAAAAGATACATTGAAAAGAACAAGTATGATGACATAGATATTTTAATTGCATTTTCTGGTGTTGTTAATGATGTAAACATCAAAGGCGATAGTGTTGCATACACAGAAGAAGGTATGAATAAAAGAGCTGACGGAACAACAATTAAAGAAAAACAGCTTCCAGAAGAATTTCACCATGATTTCAATTGCCTGATTGTTGCTGAAAAATATCAGACAGGATTTGATGAACCTCTGCTACATACAATGTTTGTTGATAAGAAGCTCGATGGTGTTAAAGCTGTTCAGACTCTTTCAAGGTTAAACAGAACTTGTAATGGCAAGGAAGATGCTTTTATACTTGATTTTGTCAATACCGCAGATGATATGAAAGCATCATTCTCAAGGTTCTATGAAGCTACAACATTGGATGAGGAAGTAAATGTAAATCTCATTTATCAGACACAAACAACACTTAGAAAATACAAGCTTTACAATAATGATGATATAGAAAATTTTGTTACCATTTACTATAAAGATGGAAAGCAGACAGATAAAGACCTTGGCAAAATGACTGCACTATTGAAGCCGGTGGTAAATAGGTACAATGAGCTTGAAACCGAGGACAGATATGAATTTAGAATGACTATCAGAAGTTTCAACAAGTGGTATTCCTATATTGCACAGGTGGTTAGACTGTTTGATAAAGACCTTCAGAAGGAATTTTCATTTACTTCGTATCTTGCCAAAATGTTACCAAAAGAGCCTGATAAGAAAATTGATTTGGATGGGAAGCTAAAACTGGAATTTTATAAATTGCAGGAGACATTTGCAGGATATATTGTTCTTAATCCGACAAAAGAAGACACTACCCTAAATAATGTGAAAAGCTTTATTCCTCAAGGGGTTACAGTAAGTGATGATGAATTGCTTGAAAGTATCATAAAAAGGATAAATGACCGATTCAATGGTGCATTTACCGAGGGTGACAGGGTAATTGTAGAAACTATATATAATAGGGTGATTAAAGATAATAAAAAGCTAAAGACCTATGCAAAAAATAATGATGCCGAGGTATTTGAAAGAAGTATTTTTCCTGAAATCTTTAAAAAGATTGCACAGGATTGTTATATGGAATCGATGACTTCATTCGGGAAACTATTTGAAGATAAGAAATTCTATAATTCAGTGATGGAGGAGATAGCCAAGGCTTCTTATAAAGATTTGCGGAGCGCTAAGTAA